Proteins from one Nakamurella multipartita DSM 44233 genomic window:
- a CDS encoding Gfo/Idh/MocA family protein: protein MVTNNDRATLGVAVAGFGWMGRVHTQAYARLRHHYPNLPLVPELVAVADEVPGRADDAAGQFGFADAVRDWRELAANPAVQAVSITAPNFLHREIGVAMAQAGKHIWIEKPVGLSTADAQAVADAVAVAGVQGAVGFNYRNAPAVEAARDLIAAGEIGAVTHVRVRFFSDYAAHPDGGLTWRYEQARGGSGVLGDLASHGVDLARYLLGEIDSLVADTAIFVPERARPAGATTAHARATGGELGPVENDDYASALVRFASGARGVLEASRVAVGDQNAYGFEIHGTKGAVHWDFRRLGELGLSTGTAYQDQPVSTVYVAPGAGEYAAFQPGAANAMGYDDLKVIEAARFVRSIAEGQPHGATLADAVHSAQALDAMLASVETGAWVRL from the coding sequence GTGGTGACGAACAACGACCGGGCCACCCTCGGCGTGGCCGTGGCCGGATTCGGCTGGATGGGTCGCGTGCACACCCAGGCCTACGCCCGGCTGCGCCACCACTACCCGAACCTGCCGCTCGTGCCCGAACTGGTCGCGGTGGCCGACGAGGTGCCCGGCCGGGCCGACGATGCGGCCGGCCAGTTCGGCTTCGCCGACGCGGTCCGCGACTGGCGGGAGCTGGCCGCCAACCCGGCCGTGCAGGCGGTCAGCATCACCGCACCGAACTTCCTGCACCGGGAGATCGGCGTGGCGATGGCGCAGGCCGGCAAGCACATCTGGATCGAGAAGCCGGTCGGCCTGAGCACCGCCGACGCGCAGGCGGTGGCCGACGCCGTCGCCGTCGCCGGGGTGCAGGGCGCGGTCGGCTTCAACTACCGCAACGCCCCGGCCGTCGAGGCCGCGCGTGACCTCATTGCGGCCGGCGAGATCGGCGCCGTCACGCACGTCCGGGTCCGGTTCTTCAGCGACTACGCGGCCCATCCCGATGGCGGCCTGACCTGGCGGTACGAGCAGGCCCGCGGAGGCTCCGGGGTGCTGGGCGACCTGGCCTCGCACGGGGTGGACCTGGCCCGGTACCTGCTCGGCGAGATCGACTCGCTGGTCGCCGACACCGCCATCTTCGTGCCCGAGCGGGCCCGGCCGGCCGGCGCCACCACCGCGCACGCCCGGGCCACCGGCGGCGAGCTGGGTCCGGTGGAGAACGACGACTACGCCAGTGCGCTGGTTCGGTTCGCCTCCGGCGCGCGCGGCGTGCTGGAGGCCAGCCGGGTCGCCGTCGGCGATCAGAATGCCTACGGCTTTGAGATCCACGGCACCAAGGGCGCGGTGCACTGGGACTTCCGCCGGCTCGGCGAGCTCGGCCTGTCCACCGGAACCGCCTACCAGGACCAGCCGGTGTCGACCGTCTACGTCGCCCCCGGTGCCGGCGAGTACGCGGCCTTCCAGCCCGGGGCGGCCAACGCCATGGGCTACGACGATCTCAAGGTGATCGAGGCCGCCCGCTTCGTCCGGTCCATCGCCGAGGGGCAGCCCCACGGGGCCACCCTGGCCGACGCGGTGCACAGCGCGCAGGCCCTGGACGCCATGCTGGCCTCGGTCGAAACGGGCGCCTGGGTGCGGCTGTGA
- a CDS encoding substrate-binding domain-containing protein, producing MGATSAAQELGRRVPQDVSMVGYDNTSLAQIRHLWLTSVDTATIEVGRRAARALVRRMADPARPATEQPLRPTLRVRGSTAPVRPDRLA from the coding sequence ATCGGCGCCACGTCCGCCGCTCAGGAACTCGGCCGGCGAGTGCCCCAGGACGTGTCCATGGTCGGGTACGACAACACCTCGCTGGCCCAGATCCGGCACCTGTGGTTGACCAGCGTGGACACCGCCACCATCGAGGTGGGCCGGCGGGCCGCGCGCGCCCTGGTCCGCCGGATGGCCGACCCGGCGCGGCCGGCGACCGAACAGCCGCTGCGCCCCACCCTGCGAGTGCGCGGCTCGACCGCACCGGTCCGACCCGACCGATTGGCTTGA